GAAGTCGATAGCCAGCATGTTCTTGGCCTCGAGCCCTTTCACATCGAATCCTAGTGAAGCGACATTCTGAACGAGCTCGCTTTCCGACTCTTCAAATGAGAAGAACACGCCCGGTTCCCCGAACTTCGACGCCCCGTTCACAAGGAATTCCATGGCGAACAGGGTCTTGCCGCTGCCCGGACCCCCGATGACCAAGGTGGGCCGCCCCCTTGGGAGCCCTCCTTTGGTTACCTCATCGAAACCTTCCATTCCGGTTTGCGCCTTAGGCAGTTCGCTTCGGGTCGTGGGACCCAATATTCGTTTCCTAGGCCTTCTTACCTCCTTGACCAAGTTTCGAACCCCCTACACGATAACGAAATTTCGGATTATCATAGATTTCAATGAACTTAATATTTGAGTCATTCGCCCACGACTATGAATTTGCCTTAATTATTGAAAAGCCAAGCATGATCATGACAGGTTTAGCCGCAATGCTTACAGTTATCGCCCTCCTTTCCCGGCGACCCCCAGAGGGGTCCTGATAATCAGTTCGATCGGTGCCATTTAGACCAAATGTAATGAGAAATCTTCCGAATTGGATGACTCGACTCACAATGGTATGTCTACAGATCTGAGCAAATCGATTCATATACCTCGGGCATCAAATCAAAGACGATCTTATGGAAAAGACGGCCAAGCAGGAAGCGAAGAAGGCGGACGGGGAAAGCGCCGTGCTCGAGGTAATCGCCGCAATGCCGGACCCGTATCGCGCCATGGGTGAGCGGCTGCATGCGATCATCAAAACCAGCGCACCCGCCCTCACGCCGAAGGTCTGGTATGGAATGCCCGCGTATGCCAAGGACGGCAAGATCGTCTGTTTCTTCCGCAGCGGGGAGAAGTTCAAGGAAAGGTACATGACGCTCGGCTTCAACGACGTGGCGAAACTTGACGATGGTGTCATGTGGCCGATCGCATTCGCGCTAACAGAGTTGACCGCTGCAGAAGAGGCGAGGATCATCACGCTGGTTAAGAAAGCGGTGGGTTGAGGACCGCGCTTTCTATTGGCCACGGCCCTCGCTGGGATCGTCGTTAGGGACGAGGGGCCCAGCACGACATCCTATCCTAATAGTTCCCCTTAACTTGATTTCCTCTTTCATTTCTTTTTCAATCGTTGGGCCATCGGTGTCGTTCAGAGTGAACGTCTGACCAATGGACACAGGTTTTAATGATCTAGGCTTGGATGGATGATCTTCGAATCGGCCACTTGAGTATCTATATATAGAAGTGCTAATCTAGTGATACTCAGGAAGGAATCTACTCTGATGTCTAATGGTCAACAGATTATCGTTCTTCGGGAAGGTACCGAGAGGACTAAGAATCGGGACGCGCAG
The Methanomassiliicoccales archaeon DNA segment above includes these coding regions:
- a CDS encoding ATPase domain-containing protein, whose protein sequence is MEGFDEVTKGGLPRGRPTLVIGGPGSGKTLFAMEFLVNGASKFGEPGVFFSFEESESELVQNVASLGFDVKGLEAKNMLAIDF
- a CDS encoding DUF1801 domain-containing protein, giving the protein MEKTAKQEAKKADGESAVLEVIAAMPDPYRAMGERLHAIIKTSAPALTPKVWYGMPAYAKDGKIVCFFRSGEKFKERYMTLGFNDVAKLDDGVMWPIAFALTELTAAEEARIITLVKKAVG